From the genome of Gemmatimonas phototrophica, one region includes:
- a CDS encoding DNA polymerase III subunit alpha: MQYAELHAHSALSLLNGASLPEDLAERAAQLGYTALALTDHDEMGGVVRFGTACDTLHLGGILGAQLTVRMPQLNGRGGERSTHLVLLAETRQGYRNIASLVTRARMDSERGCPSVPWALVTRHVDGVTALTGCPRGWIPQLLAEGLPDQAWTAATELRDVFGEHLAVECWDHRLPEERALVNQLRPLARHLGVPWVVTNHVHYATPDQRLVHDVLHTLRHQRTLDTMGTRLKPNAEWALKPIARIYQRWRGAEEGIRASVAIAERCAFRLQQLKPSMPAFPLPPGVSAQEYLARLVEQGAYERWGTARTPKHDRQLAHELGMIRKLDLAGFFLIVWDIVRFARREGILCQGRGSAANSAVCYCLGITAVDPIRMELLFERFLSEERKEPPDIDIDFAHRDRERVLQYVYNRYGREHAAMVCEQISWRGRSAVRDAARVLGFSTQQADALATLSDRFSAKSTAAALRTDAPPPESPTTPLTSDTAPAAHTPTPTPTPTPTPTPTPTPTPNAQRLPKGVTERDATWAQRIDLQAERKLANDERAQLGPLAKGAEKPTHAEYVEGRNRATGTRDQSSGRELLQRAGLDPDDPRVQQLARVVDGLHLLPRHRSIHVGGFILTEEPLGSLVPLEPASMPGRTVIQWEKDDLDPVGLVKIDLLGLGMLTVVQDCLLYIRHTRNVNIDLGQLDMSDQAVYDVMCRADTVGLFQIESRAQMNTLPRLKPRCFYDLVVEVALIRPGPIQGEMVHPYLRRRAGLEPITYPHPSVEHVLRRTLGVPLFQEQGMQVAIAAAGFTPGQADVLRRAMGHKRSRERMAAICEELIAGMARNGIPEETARRIYNQINAFADYGFPESHAASFALIVYATAWLRHYYAPEYLCAILNAQPMGFYAPGTLIEDAKRHGVEVRPIDLTRSVWDHSLELSDGRTLIPNDGTVRMAQPTTHNSNAHPQTDQFRPHAPAPAVAVRLGVRLIRGLGAKARRALEAALHHGPFTSIDDAVRRVSLDKSAWRHLAEAGAFDSMFAHEPPDRRRRVALWEVLAATRGPELPLAPRAAPAPAPQLPAYAPVELTEADYRMTGLSLAGHPMKHVREHLALNGVLTAAAAQTQGTDGQPVAVAGLVICRQRPGTAKGFVFLTLEDETGMINVVITPDRFEQHALLISTSPLLLIRGTLQVEQQVVNVRAKQFRALALGGGEQYVQGHNYR; encoded by the coding sequence ATGCAGTACGCCGAACTTCATGCCCATTCTGCCCTGTCGCTGCTCAACGGGGCCTCCCTCCCCGAGGACCTTGCCGAGCGCGCCGCCCAGCTCGGATATACCGCGCTGGCCCTCACCGACCATGACGAGATGGGGGGCGTGGTACGCTTTGGCACCGCCTGCGACACCCTCCACCTTGGCGGCATTCTTGGCGCACAGCTCACCGTGCGCATGCCGCAGCTGAACGGCCGCGGCGGCGAGCGCTCCACCCATCTGGTCCTGCTGGCGGAAACGCGACAGGGCTACCGCAACATTGCCTCCCTCGTCACCCGCGCCCGCATGGACAGTGAGCGGGGGTGCCCGAGTGTACCCTGGGCGCTCGTCACACGCCATGTGGACGGGGTGACGGCCCTCACCGGCTGCCCGCGCGGCTGGATTCCGCAGCTGCTCGCCGAAGGCCTCCCCGATCAGGCGTGGACGGCCGCCACCGAGTTGCGTGATGTGTTTGGCGAACATCTCGCCGTGGAATGCTGGGATCACCGACTCCCCGAAGAGCGCGCACTCGTCAACCAGCTCCGCCCGCTCGCCCGCCACCTGGGCGTGCCGTGGGTGGTCACCAACCATGTGCACTACGCCACCCCCGACCAGCGCCTTGTACACGACGTGCTGCACACGCTCCGCCACCAGCGCACCCTCGACACCATGGGCACGCGCCTCAAGCCCAACGCCGAGTGGGCGCTCAAGCCCATCGCCCGCATCTATCAGCGCTGGCGTGGCGCCGAAGAAGGCATTCGAGCCTCCGTTGCCATTGCCGAACGGTGCGCCTTTCGGTTGCAGCAGCTCAAGCCGAGCATGCCGGCGTTTCCGTTGCCACCCGGCGTAAGCGCGCAGGAGTACCTCGCACGACTCGTTGAACAGGGCGCGTATGAACGCTGGGGCACTGCGCGGACGCCCAAACATGACCGCCAGCTTGCCCACGAACTCGGCATGATCCGCAAGCTCGATCTGGCCGGATTCTTTCTCATTGTGTGGGACATTGTGCGCTTCGCGCGACGCGAGGGCATTCTCTGTCAGGGGCGTGGCTCGGCGGCCAACTCCGCCGTCTGTTATTGCCTCGGGATCACGGCCGTTGATCCCATTCGCATGGAACTGCTCTTCGAGCGGTTTCTGAGTGAAGAGCGCAAGGAACCGCCCGATATCGACATCGATTTCGCGCACCGCGATCGCGAACGCGTGTTGCAGTACGTGTACAACCGCTACGGACGCGAACACGCGGCCATGGTGTGCGAACAGATCAGCTGGCGCGGACGCAGTGCCGTCCGCGATGCCGCCCGCGTGCTGGGGTTCAGTACGCAGCAGGCCGATGCGCTGGCAACGCTGAGCGATCGATTCAGCGCCAAAAGCACCGCCGCGGCGCTGCGTACCGATGCCCCACCACCGGAGTCACCCACAACGCCACTGACCAGCGACACGGCGCCGGCCGCCCACACACCCACACCCACACCTACACCTACACCTACACCTACACCTACACCTACACCTACACCAAACGCGCAACGCCTCCCCAAGGGCGTCACCGAACGTGATGCCACATGGGCACAGCGCATTGATCTGCAGGCCGAGCGCAAGCTGGCCAACGATGAACGCGCGCAGTTGGGCCCACTGGCCAAGGGCGCGGAAAAGCCCACGCACGCCGAGTATGTGGAGGGGCGCAATCGCGCCACCGGCACGCGCGATCAGAGCAGTGGGCGGGAACTGCTGCAGCGCGCCGGGCTCGACCCCGACGACCCGCGCGTGCAACAGCTCGCGCGCGTGGTAGACGGACTGCATCTGCTGCCGCGACATCGCTCCATTCACGTGGGCGGGTTCATTCTTACCGAAGAACCGCTGGGGAGCCTTGTACCGCTTGAGCCGGCCTCCATGCCCGGGCGCACGGTGATTCAGTGGGAGAAGGACGATCTCGACCCCGTGGGGCTGGTGAAGATCGACCTGCTGGGGCTGGGCATGCTCACCGTGGTGCAGGATTGCCTGCTGTATATCCGGCACACGCGCAACGTGAACATCGATCTCGGTCAGCTCGACATGAGTGATCAGGCCGTGTACGACGTGATGTGCCGCGCCGATACCGTGGGGCTGTTCCAGATTGAAAGTCGGGCGCAGATGAACACGCTGCCGCGCCTCAAGCCCCGCTGTTTCTATGATCTGGTGGTAGAAGTGGCGCTCATTCGCCCAGGGCCCATTCAAGGAGAAATGGTGCACCCCTACCTGCGCCGGCGCGCGGGATTGGAGCCTATTACGTATCCGCATCCAAGTGTGGAGCATGTGCTGCGACGGACGCTGGGCGTGCCACTCTTTCAGGAGCAGGGGATGCAGGTGGCGATTGCCGCCGCCGGCTTTACGCCCGGCCAGGCCGATGTGCTGCGACGCGCCATGGGGCACAAGCGCTCACGCGAGCGCATGGCCGCCATTTGCGAAGAGCTCATTGCCGGCATGGCGCGCAACGGGATACCCGAAGAGACCGCGCGCCGCATCTACAATCAGATCAATGCCTTTGCCGACTACGGATTTCCCGAGAGTCATGCCGCCAGCTTTGCGCTGATTGTGTACGCCACCGCCTGGCTGCGGCACTATTACGCCCCCGAGTATCTGTGCGCCATCCTCAACGCACAGCCCATGGGCTTCTATGCCCCTGGCACGCTCATTGAAGACGCCAAGCGTCACGGCGTGGAAGTGCGCCCCATCGATCTCACCAGGAGCGTGTGGGACCACAGCCTTGAGCTCTCAGACGGCCGCACCCTGATTCCCAACGACGGCACCGTGCGAATGGCCCAACCCACAACCCACAACTCAAACGCACACCCCCAAACTGATCAGTTTCGCCCCCACGCGCCTGCGCCGGCTGTGGCCGTCCGCCTCGGCGTCCGCCTCATCCGCGGCCTCGGCGCCAAAGCCCGACGCGCCCTCGAGGCCGCCCTGCACCACGGCCCATTCACCAGTATTGACGACGCCGTGCGCCGCGTGTCGCTCGACAAGAGTGCCTGGCGACATCTGGCCGAAGCAGGGGCATTCGACAGCATGTTTGCGCACGAGCCGCCGGACCGACGGCGTCGGGTGGCATTGTGGGAAGTACTCGCCGCCACCCGCGGACCGGAGTTGCCGCTCGCGCCGCGTGCCGCGCCCGCCCCTGCCCCGCAGCTTCCCGCGTACGCCCCCGTCGAGCTCACCGAAGCGGATTACCGTATGACCGGCCTTTCGCTGGCCGGGCATCCCATGAAGCATGTCCGTGAACATCTCGCGCTCAATGGCGTGCTCACGGCAGCCGCGGCACAGACGCAGGGCACGGACGGGCAGCCCGTTGCGGTGGCGGGCCTCGTGATCTGCCGTCAACGCCCCGGCACCGCCAAGGGGTTTGTGTTTCTCACCCTCGAGGACGAAACGGGCATGATCAACGTTGTCATCACGCCCGATCGCTTTGAGCAGCATGCGCTCCTCATTTCCACGTCACCGCTACTGCTCATTCGCGGCACGCTCCAGGTGGAGCAGCAGGTGGTGAATGTCCGGGCCAAACAGTTTCGCGCGCTTGCCCTGGGCGGTGGGGAGCAGTACGTGCAGGGGCATAACTACCGATGA
- a CDS encoding two-component system sensor histidine kinase NtrB, with protein MRGFYAQLVEQAPDGMIIHDGHRIVAVNAATLRLAGATHRSQLVGQLVSVLFERPYLKSVAQMLCGTSPATDRARFVRERLHGLDGSVRIVEVSAQLFLEYGRPTAHLVLHDAQELVEAEQVAAEAFEQTRLSEHAVEARRVAGGIAHQLNNKLQIILGFSGELAESALAADQRADIAEINRAANECARITRQLLQIASDAPHNERPVLLGVTTHAVVRDFGRDGVTPRTRLRCHVEEVPAVRIDPGQLRQMLENLLENARHATVGDGEIDVRVCAVTLRAPQLASDGRRMSAARYVTVAVRDTGHGIGLETQRHILEPFFTTDLMGHAAGLGLSAVQGMLRQNSGFLTFSSVPGQGSEFILWFPEASSADVGEAARRISPAVSLSTTIVVVDEQAASRIRMTRGLERVGYRVLAVGSAEETMEVLSHIGCPALVVVGERIPTRYPRLRRSLQAQWPLLRILALGADAAPVPAALSASVEETWFTLPALWSEYALVTRVQELLRETGGPAAVH; from the coding sequence ATGAGGGGCTTTTACGCGCAACTGGTGGAGCAGGCGCCGGATGGCATGATCATTCACGATGGCCATCGCATCGTGGCGGTAAACGCAGCGACGCTGCGGCTGGCAGGCGCCACGCATCGCTCGCAACTTGTTGGGCAGTTGGTATCGGTACTGTTTGAGCGGCCGTATCTCAAGTCCGTGGCGCAGATGCTGTGTGGCACATCCCCCGCAACCGATCGGGCGCGGTTTGTGCGTGAGCGGTTGCACGGGCTGGACGGTAGTGTCCGCATCGTCGAGGTGTCGGCCCAACTGTTTCTGGAGTACGGTCGTCCCACGGCGCATCTGGTGTTGCATGATGCGCAGGAGCTTGTGGAAGCGGAGCAGGTGGCCGCAGAAGCGTTTGAACAGACGCGGCTGAGCGAACATGCTGTGGAAGCCCGGCGTGTCGCGGGCGGCATTGCCCACCAGCTCAACAACAAACTCCAAATCATCCTCGGCTTCAGCGGCGAGCTTGCGGAGTCCGCGTTGGCTGCCGATCAGCGGGCGGATATTGCGGAGATCAATCGTGCCGCCAACGAGTGTGCCCGCATTACCCGTCAATTGCTGCAGATTGCAAGCGATGCCCCGCACAACGAACGTCCGGTGCTCCTCGGTGTAACTACCCACGCCGTTGTGCGTGACTTTGGACGCGACGGCGTGACGCCCCGGACCCGCCTGCGGTGCCATGTTGAGGAGGTCCCCGCCGTTCGAATAGATCCGGGGCAGTTGCGGCAGATGCTGGAGAACCTGCTGGAGAACGCCCGCCACGCGACGGTAGGGGACGGGGAAATTGATGTGCGGGTATGCGCCGTTACGCTGCGCGCGCCCCAACTGGCGAGTGACGGACGGCGTATGTCGGCGGCACGGTATGTCACCGTAGCCGTGCGCGATACCGGGCATGGCATTGGGCTCGAAACGCAACGCCACATTCTTGAGCCGTTCTTTACCACCGATCTGATGGGGCATGCTGCCGGGCTGGGCCTGTCAGCGGTGCAGGGCATGCTCCGACAGAACAGCGGCTTTCTCACGTTTTCCAGCGTACCGGGTCAGGGATCGGAGTTCATACTGTGGTTTCCCGAGGCTTCCAGCGCAGATGTTGGCGAAGCCGCTCGCCGTATTTCGCCAGCGGTGTCGCTATCCACCACTATTGTGGTTGTTGATGAGCAGGCCGCGTCGCGAATCCGCATGACTCGCGGTCTTGAACGGGTGGGCTACCGGGTGCTCGCCGTGGGATCCGCCGAGGAGACCATGGAGGTGTTGTCGCATATCGGATGCCCGGCCTTGGTGGTGGTGGGGGAGAGGATACCTACGCGGTATCCACGGTTACGTCGGTCGTTACAGGCGCAGTGGCCGTTGTTGCGTATCCTGGCGTTGGGGGCGGATGCTGCACCTGTCCCAGCGGCCCTCAGTGCGTCCGTTGAGGAGACGTGGTTTACGCTCCCCGCGTTGTGGTCCGAGTACGCCCTGGTGACGCGGGTGCAGGAACTGCTGCGGGAGACCGGCGGTCCGGCTGCTGTGCACTAG
- a CDS encoding ATPase domain-containing protein — protein sequence MPLLTTGVPGLDEVLGGGLPALSFNLIAGGPGSGKTTMAMQMLFATATVDRPGLFITLLGETSLKMLRYQQCFDFFDPTAVGSRVHFLNLSEEALDGDLDAVLARIVHDVETLRPGLVVVDSFRSLVRTAEHEMPDGQIERFVQRLALHLTTWNITSILIGEYQHQELRNPVFTVADGIFWLTQDVDRNSVVRKLQVVKSRGVQHMPGLHTLKITAAGVQVFPRVPIQRTTTHTLGGPRLSSGINGLDALMGGGIPAGDSLVLAGPTGSGKTTFAMQFVLAGLLAGESAVVAVFEERPDVYLARAARFGPAFVDAVASDRLRIIYLRPLDLSVDETLQEIREAVAAIGASRVVIDSINGFEMALAPTFREDFRESLYRLIGTLTSLGVTMYSTVEIEAQDQATLTGYRVSFLTDIILSQRYVEIEGELRKALLIVKMRGSDHSRAFRLYESTEAGITMGETFGEYDAIVTGVPKRSLRAGP from the coding sequence GTGCCGCTGCTGACTACCGGAGTGCCCGGACTCGACGAGGTGCTGGGCGGTGGGCTTCCGGCCCTTTCGTTCAACCTGATTGCCGGTGGCCCGGGGTCAGGCAAGACGACCATGGCCATGCAAATGCTGTTCGCCACGGCAACAGTGGATCGACCCGGGTTGTTCATCACGCTCCTTGGCGAAACATCGCTCAAGATGCTGCGCTACCAGCAGTGCTTCGACTTCTTCGACCCGACGGCCGTGGGGAGTCGGGTGCACTTCCTGAATCTCAGCGAGGAAGCGCTGGATGGGGATCTCGACGCCGTATTGGCACGTATCGTTCACGATGTGGAGACATTGCGCCCGGGGTTGGTCGTGGTGGACTCGTTTCGCTCTCTGGTACGGACGGCCGAGCACGAGATGCCGGACGGACAGATCGAGCGTTTTGTCCAGCGGCTGGCGCTGCACCTCACCACCTGGAACATCACGTCGATCCTCATTGGCGAGTATCAGCACCAGGAGTTGCGCAACCCGGTTTTTACGGTCGCCGATGGCATTTTCTGGTTGACGCAGGATGTCGATCGGAACTCCGTCGTGCGCAAGCTGCAGGTGGTCAAGTCTCGCGGCGTGCAGCACATGCCGGGGTTGCACACCCTCAAGATCACCGCGGCCGGCGTCCAGGTTTTTCCTCGCGTTCCGATTCAGCGGACCACGACGCACACGTTAGGTGGCCCCCGGTTGTCCTCGGGGATCAACGGGCTGGATGCACTGATGGGGGGAGGCATTCCGGCAGGGGATTCCCTCGTGCTGGCCGGCCCCACCGGCTCCGGCAAGACCACGTTTGCCATGCAGTTCGTGCTGGCCGGCCTGCTGGCAGGAGAGTCCGCCGTGGTGGCTGTCTTCGAAGAGCGTCCCGATGTGTATCTGGCGCGCGCTGCCCGCTTTGGCCCAGCGTTTGTGGATGCTGTTGCGAGTGATCGCCTGCGCATCATTTACTTGCGCCCGCTGGATCTCTCGGTGGATGAAACCTTGCAGGAAATTCGCGAGGCTGTCGCTGCCATTGGGGCCAGTCGCGTGGTCATCGATTCGATCAATGGCTTCGAAATGGCTCTGGCGCCCACCTTCCGGGAAGATTTCCGTGAGTCACTGTACCGGTTGATTGGTACGCTGACGAGTCTGGGCGTCACGATGTACTCCACGGTGGAAATTGAAGCGCAGGATCAGGCGACGCTTACTGGTTACCGGGTCTCGTTTCTCACCGACATCATCCTGAGTCAGCGGTACGTGGAGATTGAGGGAGAGCTGCGCAAAGCGTTGCTCATCGTGAAGATGCGCGGCAGCGATCATAGTCGCGCGTTCCGGTTGTACGAGTCCACGGAGGCCGGTATTACCATGGGAGAGACCTTTGGTGAGTACGATGCCATCGTGACCGGTGTGCCCAAGAGGTCACTGCGCGCCGGCCCATGA